The DNA sequence TTCATTAACACGATGTTAAAATACGGGAATTTTACAATTGAAAAATATGAAAATGAACTAGTCATAATTAGGGGAATCATTGAGAAGCGGAAGGTTACTGTCCCATTAGGAAGAATACAAGCAATTAGAATTTCAGAAAATATTATTCGTCAACCTTTAGGTTTTGCTACTGTATTTGTTGAAATTGCTGGGGCATCAACTGATATGGAGTCAGGTATGTCAACAATGCTATTCCCTATTATAAAAAAGAAAAAATTGGCAAAATTAATAAATGAGATATTAGTTGATTATCACATTCCGATATCTAAAACTAAGATTCCAAAACGTTCATTAATAAGGTACATGTTAAGGTCAATTTATCCTGTAACTATAATTGTAGTGCCAATGGTAATATTTTTACGCCCTTGGGGTTATGCATCTATTTTATTATTTGTAGTTGCTATGGTATTTGGTTATGTGAAGTACAGAGGTGCACAATGGTCATTAGATGAAAAACAACTGTTCATGCAATTTCGTACTATTGGTAAAACGACAGTATTAATGCAAAGGAAGAAAATACAAGCTTGTACAATGCAGCAGTCATATTTTCAAAAAAGAAAAAGCTTATGTACTATAACATCCTCCATAAAATCAAGCGCAAGTGGTAAACATTTTAATATGATTGACATGGAGTTTTTTGAAGGGCGAGCTATTCATGAATGGTATTCAAATGGAGGAAGTAATCGCTCGGAAAATGTAAATAGTGAACATTTGCCTAATAGTATATTGAACAGGGGCTAAACGGTATGATATGTGATAGGGGCTATAGGTATAGTTCCCTTTTTATTATAAATAGCTAATATCATTCGATCAAAAAGATAATTAGACTTTATTGAAAAACGTATTCGAAAGTTTCGAATACGTTTTTTTTGAAGAATTATTAGTAAAAGAAGCGAATGTTCCACAGGAGTCATCGAACGAAAC is a window from the Bacillus sp. SM2101 genome containing:
- a CDS encoding PH domain-containing protein; translation: MFEKRRLHPISALLSIISFIKSLIIPIIVFFFIGSGDDGMILSYVKFISFGVGFIGVLVAGFLYWYSYTYRVEDGELRIEHGVFIKKKRYIPIEKIQTFDISQGVLHRLFKLVKVRVETAGGGKEAEAELTAITSMESRQLERALMEQTAQQFEAPMEEEHTPSLDEEGKEKVLFNYKVSTKELLIAGSTTGGIGVVLSAIIAFFSQFEELIPYEIIVNRFEQYLNLGPLLVMITAMFAIFIAWVIAFINTMLKYGNFTIEKYENELVIIRGIIEKRKVTVPLGRIQAIRISENIIRQPLGFATVFVEIAGASTDMESGMSTMLFPIIKKKKLAKLINEILVDYHIPISKTKIPKRSLIRYMLRSIYPVTIIVVPMVIFLRPWGYASILLFVVAMVFGYVKYRGAQWSLDEKQLFMQFRTIGKTTVLMQRKKIQACTMQQSYFQKRKSLCTITSSIKSSASGKHFNMIDMEFFEGRAIHEWYSNGGSNRSENVNSEHLPNSILNRG